Proteins encoded within one genomic window of Methanosarcina barkeri str. Wiesmoor:
- a CDS encoding glycosidase, whose protein sequence is MTWKDHGELFIRSSKNPILTVEDWPYRANSVFNPAAAITDGKILLLVRVEDHRGFSHFTVARSKNGIDGWEIDSEPTFFPDPVNYPEEIYGVEDPRITYIDEMGKWAIVYVAFSDSGPLPALAFTEDFRNFDRAGPLMPPDNKDAAVFPVRFNGKWAMLHRPAPTTHTLKANIWISFSYDMKSWEKPEVLLYAREGGWWDAYKIGLCPQPLRTPEGWLIMYHGVRQTTPKISYRLGLALLDLEDPTKVLRRSEGWIFGPREPYERSGDVNDVVFPCGWVLVNDELRIYYGAADTSVSVASAKFGDIMEYICMCPEKQCPEEYCRWFEENKGKNIDLRRG, encoded by the coding sequence ATGACCTGGAAAGACCATGGGGAGCTATTTATACGGTCTAGTAAAAATCCAATACTTACAGTTGAAGATTGGCCTTATCGAGCCAATTCAGTATTTAACCCTGCAGCTGCAATAACCGATGGTAAAATTCTGTTACTGGTCAGGGTTGAGGACCACAGGGGTTTTTCTCACTTTACGGTAGCAAGGAGTAAAAACGGAATTGATGGCTGGGAAATTGATAGCGAACCAACCTTTTTTCCGGACCCCGTAAATTACCCTGAAGAGATATATGGCGTTGAAGACCCGCGTATAACTTACATCGATGAGATGGGAAAGTGGGCTATAGTATATGTGGCTTTTTCGGATAGCGGTCCCTTGCCAGCCCTTGCCTTTACCGAGGATTTTCGTAACTTTGACCGAGCAGGACCTTTGATGCCACCCGATAATAAAGATGCTGCTGTTTTTCCTGTAAGGTTTAATGGCAAATGGGCAATGTTACACAGGCCTGCGCCTACTACTCACACTTTAAAAGCTAATATCTGGATCTCCTTTTCTTATGATATGAAATCCTGGGAAAAACCCGAAGTTCTTCTGTATGCCAGGGAAGGTGGATGGTGGGATGCTTACAAAATCGGTTTATGCCCACAACCACTCCGTACACCTGAAGGTTGGTTAATTATGTACCACGGGGTACGCCAGACTACCCCTAAAATAAGTTACAGGCTCGGGCTTGCTCTTCTTGATCTTGAAGATCCCACGAAAGTGCTCCGCAGGTCGGAAGGCTGGATTTTTGGGCCACGTGAGCCATACGAACGTAGTGGAGATGTCAATGACGTTGTTTTTCCCTGCGGATGGGTCTTAGTAAACGATGAACTCCGTATTTATTACGGAGCTGCCGATACCTCGGTATCAGTTGCCAGTGCAAAATTTGGCGATATCATGGAGTATATCTGCATGTGCCCTGAGAAACAGTGCCCTGAAGAATACTGCAGGTGGTTTGAAGAAAATAAGGGAAAGAATATTGATCTGAGAAGAGGATAA